One stretch of Patescibacteria group bacterium DNA includes these proteins:
- the rplW gene encoding 50S ribosomal protein L23 → MGFFDKFKKVKEKQIGDKKIASKVIKDKEKKAATKVGKAERKEKQAARKESVDTGLAYRNLVEPMVSEKASILAAQGKYVFKVNREANKIEIKKAVERVFNVKVQDVNVINMRGKKVRFGRVSGTTKCWRKAVVTLVPGEKIELYEGV, encoded by the coding sequence ATGGGATTTTTTGACAAATTTAAAAAGGTGAAAGAGAAGCAGATTGGCGACAAGAAGATTGCGTCAAAGGTTATTAAGGATAAAGAAAAGAAAGCTGCGACGAAGGTCGGCAAAGCCGAGCGCAAGGAAAAACAGGCGGCGCGCAAAGAGTCGGTTGATACCGGGCTCGCTTATCGCAATCTGGTTGAGCCGATGGTTTCGGAAAAGGCTTCAATACTTGCCGCACAGGGCAAATATGTTTTTAAGGTGAACCGGGAGGCGAATAAAATTGAAATTAAAAAAGCGGTTGAAAGAGTTTTTAACGTAAAAGTTCAGGATGTGAATGTAATTAATATGAGAGGTAAAAAAGTGCGTTTTGGTCGCGTCAGTGGAACAACTAAGTGCTGGCGTAAGGCGGTCGTCACACTCGTGCCGGGAGAAAAGATTGAATTATACGAAGGCGTTTAA
- the rplB gene encoding 50S ribosomal protein L2 has product MPIKHYKPTNKGRRLSSVQDFRDITRHEPERGLILAKMNKAGRTGGKITVRHQGGGEKRYIRIIDWNRSKYDIPARVATIEYDPNRGARLALLIYADGAKSYMIAPDDIKVGDSVVSSKTLGEIKSGNRFPLGLIPPGIPVYDLELTQGKGAQLVRGAGVSAVIMAVEGEYAQIKMPSGEIRLIPKNCMATIGQVSNPDWGLVRWGKAGRTRLRGIRPSVRGKVMNPVDHPHGGGEGKNPIGLKHPKTPWGKPALGVKTRKHKGSDKLILQRRISKKKKRQ; this is encoded by the coding sequence ATGCCAATCAAACATTACAAACCCACAAATAAGGGACGCCGACTTTCTTCGGTGCAGGATTTTCGGGATATCACAAGGCATGAGCCGGAGCGCGGTTTGATTTTGGCGAAAATGAATAAGGCCGGCCGCACCGGCGGTAAGATTACGGTGCGTCATCAGGGCGGTGGCGAGAAACGCTATATCAGAATTATTGACTGGAACCGCAGTAAATATGATATTCCGGCGCGCGTCGCGACAATTGAGTATGATCCAAATCGCGGAGCCCGCTTGGCGTTGCTTATTTATGCGGACGGAGCAAAGAGCTACATGATTGCTCCAGATGATATTAAGGTCGGTGATTCGGTCGTGTCCTCTAAGACACTTGGCGAAATAAAATCAGGCAATCGTTTTCCACTCGGACTCATTCCGCCGGGCATCCCGGTATATGACTTGGAATTAACACAGGGCAAGGGCGCCCAGCTGGTGCGGGGTGCCGGTGTGTCGGCGGTAATCATGGCGGTTGAAGGGGAGTATGCGCAGATAAAAATGCCGTCTGGAGAAATTAGGCTCATTCCCAAGAATTGTATGGCGACCATCGGTCAGGTTTCAAACCCGGATTGGGGTTTGGTGCGCTGGGGAAAGGCCGGCCGCACGAGACTCAGGGGTATCCGTCCGAGCGTGCGCGGCAAGGTTATGAATCCGGTTGACCATCCGCATGGAGGCGGCGAAGGTAAGAACCCGATCGGCTTAAAGCATCCAAAGACTCCGTGGGGCAAGCCGGCGCTTGGTGTTAAGACCAGAAAGCACAAAGGTTCGGATAAATTAATTCTTCAAAGAAGGATAAGTAAAAAGAAAAAAAGACAATAA
- the rplD gene encoding 50S ribosomal protein L4, translated as MAEASVYNKEGKEIEKIELNPKIFGVEINPVLVHEAVVAAMANKRRIYAHTKGRGEVRGGGKKPWRQKGTGRARHGSTRSPIWVGGGITFGPTSERNYSVKINKKVKRKALLMALSAKAGEGQIILIDDLEISSPKTKTLNAMFKKMPGVGKKLLFVLDKPNREIMRAVRNISWVNAIGANNLNLMDVLSYPQILFPKNALPVIEKLYSLK; from the coding sequence ATGGCCGAAGCGAGCGTTTACAATAAGGAAGGAAAAGAAATAGAAAAGATTGAATTAAATCCGAAGATTTTTGGCGTGGAAATAAATCCCGTGCTGGTTCACGAGGCCGTGGTTGCGGCAATGGCGAACAAGCGCCGGATTTATGCCCATACCAAAGGACGCGGCGAAGTGCGCGGAGGCGGCAAGAAACCGTGGAGACAGAAGGGTACCGGCCGCGCGCGTCACGGTTCAACCCGTTCTCCGATCTGGGTTGGTGGCGGTATAACGTTTGGTCCGACAAGTGAAAGGAATTATTCTGTAAAAATCAACAAGAAGGTTAAGAGAAAAGCGCTCCTGATGGCTCTCTCCGCCAAGGCGGGAGAGGGACAGATTATTCTTATCGACGATTTGGAAATCTCATCTCCGAAAACCAAAACGCTTAACGCGATGTTCAAGAAAATGCCGGGCGTGGGTAAGAAACTGCTTTTTGTCTTAGATAAACCGAACCGCGAGATTATGCGCGCTGTCCGCAACATTTCCTGGGTTAACGCAATCGGCGCCAATAATCTGAATTTGATGGACGTGCTTTCCTATCCGCAGATTCTTTTTCCAAAGAACGCTCTGCCGGTTATTGAGAAATTATACAGTCTGAAATAA
- the rpsJ gene encoding 30S ribosomal protein S10, with protein MSEEKTTKKEKEEEIKQRIRIKIRAYDNKIIDQATRTILDTAERTGAQVLGPVPLPTEKRKYTVNRSTFVHKDAREQYEMRVHKRLIDIIDPTPKTIDSLMSLNLPAGVDVEIKM; from the coding sequence ATGTCAGAAGAAAAAACAACTAAAAAGGAAAAAGAAGAGGAAATAAAGCAGAGAATCAGAATAAAGATTCGGGCGTATGATAATAAGATTATTGATCAGGCGACGCGGACAATCTTAGATACGGCCGAAAGGACCGGCGCCCAGGTTTTGGGACCGGTGCCTCTTCCGACTGAAAAAAGAAAGTATACGGTAAACCGTTCCACGTTCGTGCATAAAGACGCGCGCGAGCAGTATGAGATGAGAGTCCATAAGCGTCTGATTGACATTATCGATCCGACGCCCAAGACCATTGATTCCCTCATGAGCCTCAATCTGCCGGCCGGCGTGGATGTAGAAATAAAAATGTAA
- the rplC gene encoding 50S ribosomal protein L3 — protein MMKFILGKKLDMDQVWDEKGIRIPITWIEVKPCQVTQIKSKEKDGYTAVQIGCGEKSRLNKPLGGHLKDLPKFRYLREFRIENSETFQRGQEIKVTIFKPGEKVVVAGISKGKGFQGVVKRHGFAGSPATHGHKDQLRMPGSIGATDPQRVFLGTRMGGRMGCDRVTVKNLEIIQIDEAGNRIALKGAVPGAKNSLIELVGE, from the coding sequence ATTATGAAATTTATACTGGGTAAAAAACTTGACATGGACCAGGTTTGGGATGAGAAAGGGATTAGAATCCCGATTACCTGGATTGAGGTAAAGCCTTGCCAGGTGACTCAAATTAAGTCCAAGGAAAAAGACGGTTATACAGCCGTACAGATTGGTTGCGGTGAGAAGAGCAGGCTGAATAAGCCGCTTGGCGGACATCTCAAAGATCTTCCGAAGTTTAGGTATTTGCGTGAATTTAGAATTGAAAATTCGGAAACTTTTCAGCGCGGTCAGGAAATAAAAGTTACAATTTTTAAACCCGGTGAAAAGGTTGTAGTTGCCGGCATTTCAAAGGGAAAGGGGTTTCAGGGTGTTGTAAAAAGACACGGTTTTGCCGGAAGCCCAGCGACCCATGGCCACAAAGATCAGCTTAGAATGCCGGGTTCCATTGGCGCGACCGATCCGCAGCGCGTTTTTCTCGGCACAAGAATGGGCGGCCGCATGGGATGTGACCGCGTCACGGTAAAAAATCTTGAGATTATTCAGATCGATGAAGCGGGTAATCGTATTGCGCTTAAAGGCGCGGTGCCGGGAGCGAAAAATTCACTTATTGAATTAGTCGGAGAATAA